GCGAATGCGCAGCGCCTCGGCGCGCGCGCGGGTCCGCTCCAGGCCGTAGCGGAAGAGCAGGAGCGCGAAGAACAGGAGCGTGAAGGCCAGGAAGCCCATCAGCAGCGTCTGCACGATCTCCGGGGCGGCCTGGGGGCCGTCCGCGCGCAGGACCACCGGCTGCGGGTGCTGCGAGCGGAACCAGTTGACGCTGACGTGGATCAGCGGGATGTCGACCGCGCCCACGATCCCCAGCACCGCCGCGAAGCGCTTGCCTCGCTCCGGGTTCTCGGTGGCGCCGCGGAGCATGAAGTAGCCCACGTAGATGAACCAGAGCAGGAGCGTCAGCGTCAGCCGCGGCTCCCACACCCACCAGGCGCCCCACGCGATCTTCCCCCAGAGCGGCCCCGTCAGGAGGACGATGGTGGTGAACACGGTGCCCAGCTCCGCCGCGGAGACGGCGATGGCGTCCAGCCGGTCGTCGCGGAGCCACAGGTACCCCATCGAGCAGAGGGCGACGATCCCGAAGGCCAGGAACGCCACCCAGGCAGAGGGGACGTGCACGTAGTAGATGCGCTGCACGATCCCCATCTCCCGCTCCGTGGGAGCGTAGAAGAAGATCATCCAGAACGTCGCCAGGACGGAGGCGGCGGCGAGCAGGGCGAGCGCGTAGCCCCAGCGGCGGGTACCGCTCATGGACTCCACGGCGCCCTCCTCACTCCTCCACCACGGAGCCGAAGATCACGGTGCATACGAACAGGTAGATCAGGTCGAAGGCCAGGAGCATCCGGAGGTTCCCCGCCACCTCCTCCAGGGGGCGCCCCACCAGGAGCCGCTGCGTCCCCGAGACGGCGAAGATCACCACCGGGATCAGAAGCGGCAGGAGGAGCACCGGGAGCAGCGTCTCCCCCAGGCGGGTGTGCGCCGAGACCGCCGAGAAAAGCGTCCCCAGGAGCATGAAGCCCACCGAGGCCAGAAAGACGATCAGGGCGACCCCCGCCAGCGAGCCGGCGAACGACAGCCCGAAGAACAGGGCGTACACCGGGAAGATCACCGCCTCCACCACCAGCAGGATCGCCAGGTTGGCGAGGAACTTCCCCAGGAAGAGGGCGCCCCGGTCCACGGGCGCCAGGAGCATCCCGGAGAGCGCCTCCTGCTCGCGCTCCACCCCGAAGGAGCGCCCCAGCCCCAGGATCCCGGCAAAGATCACGGTCACCCATATCATCGCCCCGGCGAAGCTGCGGGCGCGGAGCGTGGGGTCGAGCGAGAAGCTGAAGACCACGGCCACCAGGACGGCGAAGGTCCCCGAGACCACCAGTCGCTCGCGGGAGCGAAGCTCCAGCACCAGGTCCTTGCGCGCCACGACGAGGACCTGCCCCAGGAACCGGCCCACCTACGCCGCGCCCGCCACGCGCGCCGTGTACACCCGCTCCCAGAGCACGGGG
This region of Longimicrobiaceae bacterium genomic DNA includes:
- the ccsA gene encoding cytochrome c biogenesis protein CcsA; translation: MSGTRRWGYALALLAAASVLATFWMIFFYAPTEREMGIVQRIYYVHVPSAWVAFLAFGIVALCSMGYLWLRDDRLDAIAVSAAELGTVFTTIVLLTGPLWGKIAWGAWWVWEPRLTLTLLLWFIYVGYFMLRGATENPERGKRFAAVLGIVGAVDIPLIHVSVNWFRSQHPQPVVLRADGPQAAPEIVQTLLMGFLAFTLLFFALLLFRYGLERTRARAEALRIRAELDRPLPSAQGVPR
- a CDS encoding heme exporter protein CcmB, encoding MGRFLGQVLVVARKDLVLELRSRERLVVSGTFAVLVAVVFSFSLDPTLRARSFAGAMIWVTVIFAGILGLGRSFGVEREQEALSGMLLAPVDRGALFLGKFLANLAILLVVEAVIFPVYALFFGLSFAGSLAGVALIVFLASVGFMLLGTLFSAVSAHTRLGETLLPVLLLPLLIPVVIFAVSGTQRLLVGRPLEEVAGNLRMLLAFDLIYLFVCTVIFGSVVEE